One window from the genome of Daphnia pulex isolate KAP4 chromosome 9, ASM2113471v1 encodes:
- the LOC124202055 gene encoding extensin-2-like: MGVILRWLLMLSCLYISVEAHAYGYRPQPQPVRPAAYGVKQPSSYSYVRPAAGGYAPQQPAVKYAAPAKFPAVKYAVPVAKYAAAPVPPTTIPPATTIPPTTVPPVAISTAAYKSSDNAAKTLLYATTSSTYNADAVYYTTEPTYYTTTPYSYYAETIYYSTQQPAVDYGTTESYSAPEYSYVDPGTYFAEDVTGYYTDSSLYTTPANYAPAAVPVDYVTAAPAAADFAPAVPVDYADAARAHYIEAGFNTEATPAYYAYTDPTAYYSVALGVEQYAPAPNYYTDSSTAVYDGQQSYIVGGDASYATDVPVYSNDYTTAVPVYYYTNDQAATTATISPFYPAQVQYTA; the protein is encoded by the exons ATGG GTGTCATATTGAGATGGCTTTTGATGTTGTCTTGTCTTTACATCTCGGTGGAAGCTCACGCGTACGGCTACAGGCCTCAACCGCAGCCAGTCCGGCCGGCTGCTTACGGTGTTAAACAGCCTTCGTCTTATTCCTACGTTAGGCCGGCAGCAGGGGGCTATGCGCCCCAGCAGCCGGCCGTCAAATATGCAGCGCCCGCCAAATTTCCGGCCGTCAAATACGCAGTTCCAGTCGCCAAATATGCAGCAGCACCAGTACCGCCAACCACCATTCCGCCGGCCACAACAATTCCGCCAACCACAGTACCGCCTGTTGCCATCAGCACTGCCGCGTACAAGTCGAGTGACAACGCCGCTAAGACCCTTTTATACGCCACTACGTCATCGACCTACAATGCCGATGCTGTTTACTATACCACCGAGCCcacctactacaccactaccCCTTACAGCTATTACGCCGAGACCATCTACTACAGCACTCAACAGCCAGCAGTTGATTACGGAACAACCGAGTCCTACTCTGCTCCCGAATACTCTTACGTCGATCCTGGAACCTATTTTGCCGAGGATGTTACCGGATACTACACCGATTCTTCCCTTTACACCACTCCAGCCAACTATGCCCCTGCTGCAGTTCCAGTGGACTACGTCACAGccgctccagcagcagcagatttcGCTCCTGCCGTTCCAGTCGACTACGCCGATGCCGCCCGAGCCCACTACATCGAAGCTGGATTCAACACTGAGGCTACTCCTGCCTATTACGCCTACACCGATCCGACCGCGTACTACTCTGTGGCTCTTGGTGTTGAACAATATGCACCGGCACCaaactactacaccgacagCAGCACTGCAGTCTACGATGGTCAACAGAGCTATATCGTCGGAGGCGACGCTTCCTACGCGACTGACGTCCCTGTCTATAGCAACGACTACACCACAGCCGTTCCAGtttactactacaccaacgaCCAAGCTGCAACAACCGCCACGATCAGTCCGTTCTATCCGGCTCAAGTTCAATACACTGCTTAA
- the LOC124202042 gene encoding extensin-2-like isoform X2, which yields MGNHGFTLLLAVVSLMAGSIKCGPMGSSSGGYGSYSYQTTTTKEYYTTASYYTTKAPEYYTTTSYYTTKAPEYYTTTYAAPTYYTEAPKYYTTKAPEYYTTVSYYTTKAPEYYTTKAPEYYTTKKVEYYTTTYAAPSYYTEAPKYYTTEAPKYYTTTYATPSYYTEAPKYYTTKAPEYYTTPETYYTTTYAAPSYYTEAPKYYTTKAPEYYTEAPKYYPAPSYTTTAAPYYTTEPVKYYVAPTYYPTAAPSYYVEPTYYTEAPQYYSAPSYYETEAPKYYTTAAPSYYTEAPKYYAAPSYYQTEAPVYYTKAPEYYTTKAPEYYTTTYAAPSYYTEAPKYYTTKAPEYYTEAPKYYSAPSYTTTAAPYYTTEAAKYYVAPTYYTAAAPSYYVEPTYYTEAPQYYAAPSYTTKAPEYYTTAAYYTTKTPEYYTTPAPYYTTTYAAPTYYTEAPKYYTTKAAEYYTTASYYTTKAPEYYTTKKAEYYTTPAPYYSTTTYAAPSYYTEAPKYYTTKAPEYYTTKKTEYYTEAPKYYSAPAY from the exons atgg GTAATCACGGCTTTACATTACTGTTGGCCGTTGTCTCGTTAATGGCTGGGTCTATCAAGTGCGGACCGATGGGCTCGTCTTCTGGTGGATATGGCTCCTATTCTTATCAGACAACAACTACCAAGGAGTACTACACTACTgcctcctactacaccaccaaggctcccgagtactacaccacgacctccTACTATACCACCAAGGCgccggagtactacacaacaacgtatgcAGCTCCCACctattacaccgaggccccgaagtactacaccaccaaggctcccgagtactacaccacagtTTCCTACTACACAACAAAGGCGCCCGAGTACTATACTACAAAGGCCcctgagtattacaccacaaagaaggtcgagtactacacaacaacctacgctgcccctagctactacaccgaggctccgaagtattacaccaccgaggctccaaagtactacaccacaacgtATGCGACTCCTAgttattacaccgaggctccaaagtactacaccaccaaggcacccgagtactacacaacaCCGGAGacgtactacaccacgacctacgcagcccccagctactacaccgaagctcccaagtactacaccaccaaggcacctgaatactacactgaggctccaaagtactacccGGCTCCAAGCTACACCACCACAGCAGctccttactacaccactgaaCCTGTAAAGTATTACGTAGCCCCGACTTACTACCCCACTGCTGCCCCATCTTACTATGTtgagccaacttactacaccgaggctccgcAATATTACTCAGCTCCTAGCTACTACGAGACCGAGgcaccaaagtactacacaactGCCGCCccaagctactacaccgaagcccctaAGTATTATGCTGCTCCGAGCTATTACCAGACTGAAGCGCCCGTTTATTATACTAaagctcccgagtactacaccaccaaggctccagagtactacactacGACCTACGCAgcccctagctactacacAGAGGccccaaagtactacaccaccaaggcacctgaatactacaccgaggctccaaagtaTTATTCAGCTCCAAGCTACACCACTACAGCTGctccttactacaccactgaagctgccaagtattacgtagccccaacttactacaccgctGCTGCCCCATCTTACTATGTtgagccaacttactacaccgaagcacCTCAATACTACGCTGCTCCcagctacaccaccaaggctccagaatactacaccactgctgcctactacaccactaagacACCCGAGTACTATACCACTCCGGCTCCTTACTACACTACGACTTATGCAGCTCCTAcctactacactgaggccccaaagtattacaccaccaaagcagcCGAGTACTATACAACTgcctcctactacaccactaaggcgccagaatactacaccaccaagaaaGCTGAATACTACACTACTCCGGCACCTTACTACAGCACTACGACCTACGctgctcccagctactacaccgaggctcccaag tactacaccacaaaggcacctgagtactacacaaccAAGAAAactgaatactacactgaggctcccaAATATTATTCCGCCCCAGCATACTAG
- the LOC124202040 gene encoding extensin-2-like: protein MANYGVMLLLAVASMMAGSTKGGPVGPSPVYVPKKAEYATEAPKYYTTKAPEYYTTASYYTTKAPEYYTEPPKYYTTKAPEYYTAASYYTTKAPEYYTTAASYYTTKAPEYYTTAAYYTTKAPEYYTTAAYYTTKAPEYYTTAAYYTTKAPEYYTTAAYYTTKAPEYYTTKAPEYYTTKAPEYYTTVAYYTTKAPEYYTEAAKYYSAPSYTTEGAKYHVAPTYYTTAAPTYYAEPTYYTEAPQYYSALSHYETAVPDHYTYSEGVYYTEAPEYYTTTYAAPSYYTEAPKYYSASSYTTTAAPYYTTEEAKYYVAPTYYTTAAPSYHVEPTYYTEAPNHYSAVSHHETAAPAYYPSYSEPTYYTEAPKYSAQNYYTTVAPSYYFDSRYYSSYVQPNYYAQAPAYYSPSSYYDAETPAYYSTAFGHQDRGNRFMHARPHKYYSASMVPEFHIPRAVEYYTTKSPEYYTTKAAEYYVTKAPEYYTTKAAEYYTTKAPEYYTTKAPEYYTTKAPEYYTTKAPEYYTTKAPEYYTTKAPEYYTTKAPEYYTTKAPEYYTTKAAEYYTTKAAEYYTTKAAEYYTTKAAEYYATEAPKYYATEAPKYYTTKAPEYYTTASYYTTKAAEYYTTKKVEYYTEAPKYTTKAPEYYGEPSKYYSQPRY from the exons ATGG CTAACTACGGCGTCATGCTGCTGTTGGCGGTTGCATCGATGATGGCTGGATCGACCAAGGGAGGACCTGTGGGCCCGTCTCCTGTTTACGTCCCCAAGAAAGCAGAGTAcgccaccgaggctccaaagtactacaccacaaaaGCTCCGGAATATTACACAACGGCATCCTACTACACGACAAAGGcccctgagtactacaccgagcctCCAaagtattacaccaccaaggccccggagtactacactgctgcatcctactacaccaccaaggctcccgagtactacaccactgctgcatcctactacaccaccaaggctcccgaatactacaccactgctgcttactacaccaccaaggctccagaatactacaccactgctgcttactacaccaccaaggctccagaatactacaccactgctgcttactacaccaccaaggctcccgaatactacaccactgctgcttactacaccaccaaggctcctgaatactacaccaccaaggctcctgaatactacaccaccaaggctcctgaatactacaccactgttgcttactacaccaccaaggctcctgaatactacactgaggccgcgaagtactactctgctccaagctacacCACTGAAGGTGCTAAGTATCACGTtgccccaacttactacaccacagcTGCCCCAACTTACTACGCAGAGCCTACttattacaccgaggcaccTCAATACTACTCAGCCCTGAGCCATTACGAGACCGCCGTTCCAGATCACTACACCTATTCTGAGGGAGTTTACTACACTGAAGCgccagagtactacaccacgacgtACGccgctccaagctactacactgaggcccccaagtactactccgCATCGAGCTACACCACCACAGCGGctccttactacaccactgaagAGGCTAAGTATTACGTagccccaacttactacaccaccgctGCTCCTTCTTATCATGTCGAACCGAcgtactacactgaagctccgAATCACTATTCAGCCGTGAGCCACCATGAAACTGCAGCTCCAGCATACTACCCTTCGTACTCTgagccgacttactacaccgaggcgccGAAATATTCTGCTCAGAATTATTACACCACAGTTGCCCCGTCTTACTATTTTGATTCCCGTTACTACTCTTCGTATGTCCAGCCGAATTACTACGCCCAAGCTCCCGCTTATTACTCGCCTTCCAGCTATTACGATGCCGAAACTCCTGCCTACTACTCCACAGCTTTTGGACATCAAGATCGCGGCAACAGGTTTATGCACGCCAGGCCTCACAAATACTACTCTGCTTCCATGGTTCCTGAGTTCCACATTCCTAGGGCcgtcgagtactacaccaccaagtctCCCGAGTACTATACCACCAAGGCAGCTGAATACTACGTTACCAAAGctccggagtactacaccaccaaagccgctgaatactacaccaccaaagctcccgagtactacaccaccaaagctcccgagtactacaccaccaaagctcccgagtactacaccaccaaagctcccgagtactacaccaccaaagctcccgagtactacaccaccaaagctcccgagtactacaccaccaaagctcccgagtactacaccaccaaagctcccgagtactacaccaccaaagccgctgaatactacaccaccaaagccgctgaatactacaccaccaaagccgctgaatactacaccaccaaggctgcTGAATACTACGCTACTGAGGCCCCCAAATACTACGCTACTGAAGCCcccaaatactacaccaccaaggctccagaatactacaccactgcctcctactacaccaccaaggcggcCGAATATTACACGACGAAAAAGGTAGAatattacaccgaggctccgaagtacaccactaaggcacccGAGTACTACGGTGAACCTTCGAAATATTATTCGCAACCTCGTTATTGA
- the LOC124202059 gene encoding uncharacterized protein LOC124202059 → MPMQLSLFNVVVDVILCRTRFDKIAVIYQDYYFHHNRKYKNVDYWCCSRRGCNVRLISVCVNHETGEMKFSRRSTNFQHQHLPNGPNLIGKEFRRQLLVQLDNVVADSGEIQPATSASVYEELRRQVIKGGVPEPLIPSFRCVRSTIYRYRQNRKLLETSRNLDSDKENREENNLVSMEELSTSLDSSPHPESLRVLSCEESVYWSDPEQTEPLCLVTRKNNNIPSDLPES, encoded by the exons ATGCCAATGCAATTGTCTCTATTtaatgtcgtcgtcgacgtcatTCTCTGCCGAACCAGATTCGATAAAATCGCCGTCATCTACCaggattattattttcaccaTAATCGTAAATACAAG AATGTCGACTATTGGTGTTGTTCTCGACGTGGATGTAACGTTCGTTTGATCAGCGTCTGTGTCAATCACGAAACTGGAGAGATGAAGTTTTCTCGTCGCAGTACAAATTTTCAACACCAACATCTGCCAAATGGACCAAATTTGATCGGCAAAGAATTTCGTCGCCAGTTACTTGTTCAATTGGACAATGTTGTAGCCGATTCGGGAGAAATTCAACCGGCCACTTCTGCTTCCGTCTATGAAGAACTCCGTCGGCAGGTTATCAAAGGTGGTGTCCCTGAACCGCTGATTCCTTCCTTCAGGTGTGTCCGCAGTACAATTTATCGTTACCGTCAAAACCGTAAACTACTTGAGACATCAAGAAATTTGGATTCCGACAAAGAAAACAGAG aagaaaataatttagtttcaaTGGAAGAATTATCTACTAGTCTTGACTCATCTCCACATCCAGAATCTTTGAGAGTCTTATCGTGTGAAGAGTCAGTTTATTGGTCAGATCCTGAACAGACGGAGCCTTTGTGTTTGGTGacgaggaaaaataataatatccctTCAGATCTACCAGAATCGTAA
- the LOC124202873 gene encoding syntaxin-7-like has translation MADFNDYQSQFFYQPAAAEEWIRQYQRIDRQLAELQFRLEIGNDLDLTHKTVSGHLQELKYLYSSLLGSDHDDLGKRKMVIELIATATRLLSQIEQRKQFKDRSTPVFPNTGDQQMKMEEHKLIGMKKLQQSVESLNDVFKSLAQHVADQDSLVDSIESQIKGTNENTNEGCQQLTEAESFQTGKRWLIAKFTLVASFIVGIGLLLL, from the coding sequence ATGGCTGATTTTAACGACTACCAGTCTCAATTCTTTTATCAacccgctgctgctgaagaATGGATCCGTCAATACCAAAGGATTGACCGTCAGTTGGCAGAACTCCAATTCCGATTGGAAATCGGCAATGATCTTGATTTGACCCACAAGACTGTCTCGGGTCATTTACAGGAGCTTAAATACCTTTATTCGTCCCTGCTGGGTTCTGACCATGACGATCTGGGCAAGCGAAAAATGGTGATCGAACTTATTGCCACTGCCACACGCCTTCTGAGCCAAATCGAACAACGTAAGCAATTTAAGGATCGTTCGACACCAGTTTTTCCCAACACAGGAGACCAACAGATGAAAATGGAAGAGCACAAATTGATCGGCATGAAAAAACTACAGCAGAGCGTCGAAAGCCTGAATGATGTTTTCAAAAGTCTAGCTCAACATGTCGCAGATCAGGACAGCTTGGTCGACAGCATCGAATCGCAAATCAAAGGGACTAACGAAAATACTAACGAGGGATGTCAACAACTGACCGAAGCGGAAAGTTTCCAAACTGGAAAACGTTGGCTGATTGCTAAATTTACTCTGGTCGCTTCTTTTATCGTCGGTATCGGACTTCTTCTGCTCTAG
- the LOC124202067 gene encoding extensin-2-like has product MSLSGSIKNMNKILLIQCLLWASNGVLGGMMPKGHMGRMEHKANEAGEYYYTQPQSYYPTPAPEYYTEAPKYYATPSYYTQPTPYYTTPSYYTETEKYYATKAPEYYTTVSYYTEAHKYYSAPSYYTTTVSYPASYQRAVPSY; this is encoded by the exons ATGA GTCTGTCTGGTTCGATCAAAAACATGAATAAGATCTTGCTGATTCAATGTCTATTGTGGGCATCCAATGGCGTTTTGGGTGGTATGATGCCTAAAGGTCACATGGGCAGGATGGAGCATAAAGCCAATGAAGCCGGCGAATACTACTACACTCAACCTCAAAGCTACTACCCAACTCCGGCgccagagtactacaccgaggctccaaaaTACTACGCCActccgagctactacactCAGCCGACCccttactacaccactccaagctactacaccgagactGAGAAATACTACGCTACAAAGGCgccagagtactacaccacagtaagttactacaccgaagctcacAAGTACTATTCCGCTCCATCATACTACACTACTACTGTGTCGTATCCCGCCAGCTATCAGAGGGCAGTGCCATCGtattga
- the LOC124202058 gene encoding endochitinase A1-like, whose protein sequence is MCNAILYALLAGVCFSAHLLRGVGSLPVPTTTSTESPPISPAVSSDADTDESTAEASREVSYYTAVASTSRQDSPGSSRMFTVTAIFKKPAPSPESDDSSTDEQPTDPNLPLSSAVVSSSTAEESCSSGVVQRGPCRKRSASTERMSKEVLDFYTPGAKRSLREANPSSENWAVPNLEKSPGHNETSSAANSQSRRSSHSRDSDSPSPESSNKEASSASKSSSDSSSTDKSQPGTPM, encoded by the exons ATGt gTAACGCTATTTTGTACGCGTTGTTGGCTGGCGTTTGTTTTTCGGCTCATTTACTGCGGGGCGTTGGGTCGTTGCCAGTACCGACGACGACCAGCACGGAAAGTCCGCCGATTTCGCCCGCAGTTTCTTCAGATGCAGACACTGACGAATCGACAGCGGAGGCTTCACGGGAAGTTTCTTATTACACCGCTGTGGCTTCAACGTCCCGTCAGGATAGTCCCGGCAGCAGCCGCATGTTCACCGTAAcggccattttcaaaaagccggCGCCTTCGCCGGAATCTGACGATTCCTCGACCGACGAACAACCCACCGACCCCAATTTGCCTCTTTCATCTGCTGTGGTCTCTTCGTCGACGGCCGAGGAGAGCTGCTCGTCGGGAGTTGTCCAACGGGGCCCGTGCCGCAAGAGGTCCGCTTCCACCGAACGAATGTCCAAAGAGGTCCTGGATTTTTACACGCCTGGCGCTAAAAGGAGTTTGAGGGAAGCGAATCCTTCGTCCGAAAATTGGGCTGTTCCGAATCTCGAAAAATCGCCCGGCCACAATGAAACCTCGTCCGCAGCCAACAGCCAGTCACGCCGGTCCAGTCATTCACGTGATTCAGACAGTCCTTCGCCCGAGAGTTCGAATAAAGAAGCTTCCTCCGCTTCCAAATCGTCCAGTGATTCATCATCCACCGATAAAAGCCAACCGGGAACGCCCATGTGA
- the LOC124202042 gene encoding extensin-2-like isoform X1 — translation MGNHGFTLLLAVVSLMAGSIKCGPMGSSSGGYGSYSYQTTTTKEYYTTASYYTTKAPEYYTTTSYYTTKAPEYYTTTYAAPTYYTEAPKYYTTKAPEYYTTVSYYTTKAPEYYTTKAPEYYTTKKVEYYTTTYAAPSYYTEAPKYYTTEAPKYYTTTYATPSYYTEAPKYYTTKAPEYYTTPETYYTTTYAAPSYYTEAPKYYTTKAPEYYTEAPKYYPAPSYTTTAAPYYTTEPVKYYVAPTYYPTAAPSYYVEPTYYTEAPQYYSAPSYYETEAPKYYTTAAPSYYTEAPKYYAAPSYYQTEAPVYYTKAPEYYTTKAPEYYTTTYAAPSYYTEAPKYYTTKAPEYYTEAPKYYSAPSYTTTAAPYYTTEAAKYYVAPTYYTAAAPSYYVEPTYYTEAPQYYAAPSYTTKAPEYYTTAAYYTTKTPEYYTTPAPYYTTTYAAPTYYTEAPKYYTTKAAEYYTTASYYTTKAPEYYTTKKAEYYTTPAPYYSTTTYAAPSYYTEAPKYYTTKAPEYYTTASYYTTKAPEYYTTKKTEYYTEAPKYYSAPAY, via the exons atgg GTAATCACGGCTTTACATTACTGTTGGCCGTTGTCTCGTTAATGGCTGGGTCTATCAAGTGCGGACCGATGGGCTCGTCTTCTGGTGGATATGGCTCCTATTCTTATCAGACAACAACTACCAAGGAGTACTACACTACTgcctcctactacaccaccaaggctcccgagtactacaccacgacctccTACTATACCACCAAGGCgccggagtactacacaacaacgtatgcAGCTCCCACctattacaccgaggccccgaagtactacaccaccaaggctcccgagtactacaccacagtTTCCTACTACACAACAAAGGCGCCCGAGTACTATACTACAAAGGCCcctgagtattacaccacaaagaaggtcgagtactacacaacaacctacgctgcccctagctactacaccgaggctccgaagtattacaccaccgaggctccaaagtactacaccacaacgtATGCGACTCCTAgttattacaccgaggctccaaagtactacaccaccaaggcacccgagtactacacaacaCCGGAGacgtactacaccacgacctacgcagcccccagctactacaccgaagctcccaagtactacaccaccaaggcacctgaatactacactgaggctccaaagtactacccGGCTCCAAGCTACACCACCACAGCAGctccttactacaccactgaaCCTGTAAAGTATTACGTAGCCCCGACTTACTACCCCACTGCTGCCCCATCTTACTATGTtgagccaacttactacaccgaggctccgcAATATTACTCAGCTCCTAGCTACTACGAGACCGAGgcaccaaagtactacacaactGCCGCCccaagctactacaccgaagcccctaAGTATTATGCTGCTCCGAGCTATTACCAGACTGAAGCGCCCGTTTATTATACTAaagctcccgagtactacaccaccaaggctccagagtactacactacGACCTACGCAgcccctagctactacacAGAGGccccaaagtactacaccaccaaggcacctgaatactacaccgaggctccaaagtaTTATTCAGCTCCAAGCTACACCACTACAGCTGctccttactacaccactgaagctgccaagtattacgtagccccaacttactacaccgctGCTGCCCCATCTTACTATGTtgagccaacttactacaccgaagcacCTCAATACTACGCTGCTCCcagctacaccaccaaggctccagaatactacaccactgctgcctactacaccactaagacACCCGAGTACTATACCACTCCGGCTCCTTACTACACTACGACTTATGCAGCTCCTAcctactacactgaggccccaaagtattacaccaccaaagcagcCGAGTACTATACAACTgcctcctactacaccactaaggcgccagaatactacaccaccaagaaaGCTGAATACTACACTACTCCGGCACCTTACTACAGCACTACGACCTACGctgctcccagctactacaccgaggctcccaag tactacaccaccaaggctcccgagtactacacaacggcttcctactacaccacaaaggcacctgagtactacacaaccAAGAAAactgaatactacactgaggctcccaAATATTATTCCGCCCCAGCATACTAG